GCGACGACCGCAGCCGGATCGAGCGCGTCAAGCGCCTCGCCGGCCCGGTCCAGGCCAACAATGTCGCGCTCGTCGTCGAGGACAGCGCCCTCGTCGCCACGCGTGGCGGCGCCGATGGCGTCCACCTCACCGGCGGCCCCGAGGCCATCGCGGAGGCCCGCTCCAGCCTGCGCAACGAGCGCATCGTCGGGGCCGGCAACCTGCGCGCCCGCCACGATGCCATGGATGTCGGCGAGGCCGGCGTCGATTACGTCATGTTCGGCGAGCCGCGTGCCGATGGCAGCGTGCCGCCGCTCGCAGCCGTGATCGAGCGCGCAGGCTGGTGGGCCGAAATCTTCGAGACGCCCTGCGTCGCCTATGCACCCGATGCCGAATCCATCGCCGCCCTGGTCGAGACCGGCGCCGAATTCCTCGCGCTCGGCGCCTGGGCCTTCGAGGAAGGGCAGGACATTCGCGCGCTGGTCGAGGCCGCCAATGCTGCGATCGCGGCCTGCTCGGCGCGGAAGACCGCGCGATGAAGCGGCTTGCCCGCCTCGCCTGTCTTGCCGGCCTCGTGCTGGCGGCGCCGGCCGAGGCTGCGCCCTACGCCGACAATGCCTACGGTGCCTACCAGGCCGGCCATTACCGGCGCGCCCTCTCCGAAGCCCTGAAGCGCATCGAGACGGATAGCAGCGACGCCGCGGCGATGACGCTGGTCGGCGAACTCTACCGCCAGGGCCTCGGCATCCCGCCCGACCAGATGGTCGCGACCGAATGGTATGAGCGGGCCGAGGCGCGCGGCGACGTCAATGCCGCCTTCGCATTGGCCACGCAGCTTCTCGACGAGAAGAGCGGCAAGCGTGACCCGGCCCGCGCCGGCGCCCTGCTCGAAAAAGCCGCCGCTGCCGGCCACCCGGCAGCGAACTACAATCTCGCGCTGACGCTGCTCGCCACCGGTCGCGAGGCTGACGACAAGCCGGCGGTCGCCCATCTCGAGATCGCGGCCAAGGGCGGGGTCAGCGATGCCATGCATGCGCTCGGCGTGCTGGCGAAACAGGGCCGCGGCATGCCCGCAAATGAGCAGGTCGCGGCGCGCTGGATGCAGCAATCGGCCGCCACCGGCAACATTCCCGCCATCGTCGAGTATGCGATCATGCTGTTCAACGGCACCGGAGTGCCGAAGGACGAGGCGGCAGCGGCAAAGCTGTTCCAGCGTGCGGCCGCGCAAGGCAACCCCATCGCCCAGAACCGCCTGGCCAAGCTCTATCAGTTCGGCCTGGGCATTCCGCCGGACACGATCGAGGCCGCCGCCTGGCATCTCGCAGCCCGTTCACAGGGCCTCGACGACCCCGCGCTGGAAGCCATGTTCGACCGCCTGAAGCCGGAGCAGCAGGGCCGCGCCGCGCGCATTGCGGCCAGCCGCATCAGCAGCGCAGTCTTGACGGCGCCCTAAGAGCCGCGCAAGTGACGGCTCGCTATTCTCGCCGGGCGCACAGGCCGCGCCGCAGGCTCATCGCGCCATCGCCGCGCGCAAGAGGTTCCAGATGATCCGTTCCCCCCTGATGACCGTGATGACCGACGCCGTGATCAAGGCGTCCCGCTCGCTCAAGCGCGACTTCGGCGAGGTCGAGAACCTGCAGGTTCTGGCCAAGGGCCCCGGGGACTTCGTCTCCAAGGCCGACCACAAGGCAGAGCAGATCCTGCGCGAAGCGCTTGAGAAGGCCCGCCCCGGCTACGGCTTCGTTATGGAGGAGAGCGGCATCGTCCACGGCACCGACGAGAGCAATCGCTGGCACATCGACCCGCTCGACGGCACCCACAACTTCCTGCGCGGCATCCCGCACTGGAACATCTCGGTCGCGCTGGAGCGCGACAACCAGTTCATCGCCGGCGTGATCTACGACGCCGCCAAGGACGAGATGTTCGTGGCCGAGAAGGGCAAGGGTGCCTTCGTCAACAACCGCCGCCTGCGCGTGTCCGGCCGCAGCGAGCCGGCGGACATGCTGATCGGCACCGGCATCCCGCATATCGGCAAGGGCGGCCATGGCCAGTTCCTGCGTGAACTCGCCGCCGTGATGCCGCGCTTCGCCAACGTCCGCCGCATGGGCTCCGCCGCGCTCGACATCGCCTATGTCGCCGCCGGCCGAATGGACGCCTATTGGGAGCGTGGCCTCAACACCTGGGATTTCGCGGCGGGCGCCGTGCTGATCCGCGAGGCGGGCGGCACCTTCGGCACGCTCGACGGCAAGCAGGTCACCAGCGCGAAGGACATCCTCTGCGGCAACGAGGCCGGCGAGCAGGCGTTGCGCGCCGCGCTGAAGACGGCGGGCTGAGGAACCTTCCCCGCTCTTTCGTGCTTGATCCCGGAGACGCGGGAGGCGACAGTCCTCCCGCACTCCGAGGCGAACGGAAGACGACGCATGGCGAATGAGGATTTCGCGGCCGAGCCGGTGACGGCCGCACCAACGCGGGCGGAAACCCGTTTCTCAAGGCCGCTTCGCTACGTCGTCCGCGCGGTTCTGTTCCTGGCCCTGATCGGCTTTCTCGGCTTCATCCTGCAGGGCGGGCTGGTCCAGGCCTTCATGACCAATCCGGGGCTTAACGGCCTCATCCTCGGCGCGCTCCTCGTCGGCGTGCTGATCGCGCTGCGCGAGCTCTGGCGCATCCACAGCGAGGCCCGGGCCGCGACCCGTCTCGCCGCCGCCCCCGCCTCGGCGGAAGTGCGGCGCGGACAGGTCATCGCGCCGCTCGGCCCGGTCCTGCCGGCGCTGGACAACGGCTCGCTCGCACCGGCCCAGGCCGTCTCCGCGCTCGAATCGATCGCGGTCAGGCTCGACGACGGGCGCGAGGTTCTGCGCTATCTCGGGGGCCTGCTCGTCTTCCTCGGCCTGCTCGGCACCTTCTGGGGCCTGCTCGACACGGTCGGCTCGGTCGGCGGCGTCATCAAATCCCTGCGCACCGGGGCCGAGGCCGGCGTGCTCTTCGACGAGCTGAAGGCCGGCCTCTCCGCCCCGCTCGCGGGCATGGGCCTGTCCTTTTCGTCCTCGCTCTTCGGCATCGCCGGCTCGCTGATCCTGGGCTTCCTCGATCTCCAGGTCGCGCAGGCGCAGCGCCGTTTCCGCAACGAGATCGAAAGCTGGCTGGGCACACGCACCGCCATTCCCGGCACCATCGCCCCGTTGCTTGGGGCGGGCGATCCGCTGGCCGATCGCTTCGAGAAGCTGAGCGCGGCGATGGCGGACGGGGCGTCCAACAACCGGGCCGCCACGCAGGCGCTCGCCAATCTCGCCGAAGGCATCCAGGGCCTCGTCCAGCACATGCGGGCCGAGCAGCAGATGATCCGCGATTGGGTCGAGGCGCAGGCCTCGCGCGAGAAGGATCTGAAGCGCCTGATCGAGCGCCTTACTGCCGACCAGATCGCTGAGCCATGATCAGCCTCTCCAGCGCAGGACTCTGAAGGATGGCCCTCTCCCGCGCCCATCGCCGCGAGGAAACGAACTTCTGGCCCGGCTTCGTCGATGCGCTCTCGACGATGCTGATCGGCATCGTCTTCCTGCTCACCGTCTTCGTGCTTGGCCAGTTCTTCCTCTCGCAGGAGCTCACCGGCAAGGACACGGCGCTGGAGCGGCTCAACCGGCAGATCTCCGAGCTGACGGACCTGCTCGCGCTGGAGCGCTCCTCCAACCGGCAGGCACAGGAAAGCCTGCAGCTCATGCAATCGACCTTGACCCAGTCGCTGGGCGAGCGCGGCCGCCTGCAGGGTCTGATCGATACCCAGAACGGCAACGCCCCGGCTCAGCTCGCCGAAGCGCAGAAGGCGCTGGAGACCGAGAAGCAGCTCTCCGCCCGCGCCCAGGCCAGCGTCGATCTCGTCAACCAGCAGATCATGGCCATGCGCCGCCAGCTCGCCGCGCTGGAGGAGGCGCTGGGCGCCTCGGAAGCCAAGGACAAGGAATCGCAGG
Above is a genomic segment from Bosea sp. NBC_00550 containing:
- a CDS encoding thiamine phosphate synthase, yielding MTTHASPTRLMLVTPPVEDAEAMAFRLMQAMAGGDVAAVVLRLSPGDDRSRIERVKRLAGPVQANNVALVVEDSALVATRGGADGVHLTGGPEAIAEARSSLRNERIVGAGNLRARHDAMDVGEAGVDYVMFGEPRADGSVPPLAAVIERAGWWAEIFETPCVAYAPDAESIAALVETGAEFLALGAWAFEEGQDIRALVEAANAAIAACSARKTAR
- a CDS encoding tetratricopeptide repeat protein → MKRLARLACLAGLVLAAPAEAAPYADNAYGAYQAGHYRRALSEALKRIETDSSDAAAMTLVGELYRQGLGIPPDQMVATEWYERAEARGDVNAAFALATQLLDEKSGKRDPARAGALLEKAAAAGHPAANYNLALTLLATGREADDKPAVAHLEIAAKGGVSDAMHALGVLAKQGRGMPANEQVAARWMQQSAATGNIPAIVEYAIMLFNGTGVPKDEAAAAKLFQRAAAQGNPIAQNRLAKLYQFGLGIPPDTIEAAAWHLAARSQGLDDPALEAMFDRLKPEQQGRAARIAASRISSAVLTAP
- a CDS encoding flagellar motor protein MotA encodes the protein MANEDFAAEPVTAAPTRAETRFSRPLRYVVRAVLFLALIGFLGFILQGGLVQAFMTNPGLNGLILGALLVGVLIALRELWRIHSEARAATRLAAAPASAEVRRGQVIAPLGPVLPALDNGSLAPAQAVSALESIAVRLDDGREVLRYLGGLLVFLGLLGTFWGLLDTVGSVGGVIKSLRTGAEAGVLFDELKAGLSAPLAGMGLSFSSSLFGIAGSLILGFLDLQVAQAQRRFRNEIESWLGTRTAIPGTIAPLLGAGDPLADRFEKLSAAMADGASNNRAATQALANLAEGIQGLVQHMRAEQQMIRDWVEAQASREKDLKRLIERLTADQIAEP
- a CDS encoding inositol monophosphatase family protein produces the protein MIRSPLMTVMTDAVIKASRSLKRDFGEVENLQVLAKGPGDFVSKADHKAEQILREALEKARPGYGFVMEESGIVHGTDESNRWHIDPLDGTHNFLRGIPHWNISVALERDNQFIAGVIYDAAKDEMFVAEKGKGAFVNNRRLRVSGRSEPADMLIGTGIPHIGKGGHGQFLRELAAVMPRFANVRRMGSAALDIAYVAAGRMDAYWERGLNTWDFAAGAVLIREAGGTFGTLDGKQVTSAKDILCGNEAGEQALRAALKTAG